A region from the Panicum hallii strain FIL2 chromosome 1, PHallii_v3.1, whole genome shotgun sequence genome encodes:
- the LOC112885049 gene encoding cysteine protease XCP1-like, which produces MESKLPVLFLCLAFAACSANQHHDPSVVGYSQEDLASPNKLLDLFTSWSVKHSKIYASPKEKVKRYRVFKQNLMHIAETNRKNGSYWLGLNQFADIAHEEFKASYLGLKPGLSKMGAPPRPATTFRYANAVDLPWAVDWRYKGAVTPVKNQGECGSCWAFSTVAAVEGINQIATGKLVSLSEQELMDCDTTFDHGCGGGIMDFAFAFIMGNQGIHTDEDYPYLMEEGYCKEKQPHASVVTITGYEDVPENSEVSLLKALAHQPVSVGIAAGSKDFQFYKGGVFDGACSAELDHALTAVGYGSSYGQDYIVMKNSWGKNWGDQGYVRMKRGTGKPDGVCGIYSMASYPVKNATHWGA; this is translated from the exons ATGGAATCCAAGCTCCCAGTGCTCTTCCTGTGCCTAGCATTTGCAGCCTGTTCTGCCAACCAGCACCACGACCCCTCCGTTGTCGGATACTCGCAGGAGGATCTCGCATCGCCGAACAAACTTCTTGACCTCTTCACATCCTGGTCGGTCAAGCACAGCAAGATCTACGCCAGCCCGAAGGAGAAGGTGAAGAGGTATAGGGTATTCAAGCAGAACCTGATGCACATTGCAGAAACGAACAGAAAGAATGGGAGCTACTGGCTGGGCCTGAATCAGTTTGCTGACATCGCTCACGAAGAGTTCAAGGCCAGTTATCTGGGATTGAAGCCAGGATTGTCAAAAATGGGTGCACCACCACGCCCTGCAACAACATTCAGGTATGCGAATGCGGTTGACCTGCCCTGGGCAGTCGACTGGAGGTACAAGGGAGCTGTGACGCCGGTCAAGAACCAAGGAGAATGCG GGAGTTGCTGGGCCTTCTCGACGGTGGCAGCAGTTGAAGGGATCAACCAGATCGCGACGGGCAAGCTGGTGTCGCTCTCAGAGCAGGAGCTGATGGACTGCGACACAACGTTTGACCATGGCTGCGGAGGGGGGATCATGGACTTCGCATTCGCTTTCATAATGGGGAACCAGGGCATCCACACAGACGAAGACTACCCGTACCTCATGGAGGAGGGCTACTGCAAAGAAAAACAG CCTCATGCTAGTGTGGTCACCATAACTGGATACGAGGATGTCCCGGAGAACAGCGAGGTCAGCCTGCTGAAAGCCTTGGCTCATCAGCCTGTCAGTGTTGGGATAGCTGCTGGGAGCAAGGACTTCCAGTTCTACAAAGGG GGGGTGTTTGACGGGGCCTGCAGCGCCGAGCTTGACCACGCACTGACGGCCGTCGGATACGGCTCATCCTACGGCCAGGACTACATCGTCATGAAGAACTCGTGGGGCAAGAACTGGGGAGACCAAGGGTACGTCAGGATGAAGAGGGGCACCGGGAAACCGGACGGCGTCTGCGGAATCTACTCGATGGCCTCCTACCCTGTCAAAAATGCGACACATTGGGGGGCGTAA
- the LOC112878890 gene encoding nucleoside diphosphate kinase 2, chloroplastic-like isoform X2, translated as MATMAVRVRTAPPLAGTERRPSAAVRPLAFLSFAVASTGARGRVGRGLSATTVGSGSAARARAVPRGIVASSEVEQSYVMIKPDGVQRGLFGEIISRFEKKGFLLKGLKLFQCSTDLAQINLSFQHYKDLKDKPFFPTLIDYITSGPVVCMAWEGDGVVASARKLIGSNNPLQAEPGTIRGDLAVQTGRNVVHGSDSPDNGKREIALWFEEGELCQWESVQTPWLVE; from the exons ATGGCGACCATGGCCGTGCGCGTGAGgacggcgccgccgctcgccgggaCCGAGCGCCGGCCCTCCGCCGCGGTGCGGCCGTTGGCTTTCCTCTCCTTTGCCGTCGCCTCCACGGGGGCCCGCGGCCGGGTTGGGCGTGGGCTGAGCGCGACGACTGTGGGGAGTGGGAGCGCGGCCAGGGCTCGCGCCGTTCCGCGCGGCATCGTTGCCTCCTCG GAGGTTGAGCAAAGCTACGTTATGATAAAACCTGATGGTGTTCAGCGTGGCCTG TTTGGGGAGATCATTTCTCGCTTTGAGAAGAAAGGTTTTTTGTTGAAGGGCTTAAAGCTTTTTCAGTGTTCCACGGACTTGGCTCAG ATAAACCTTTCTTTCCAACATTACAAGGATTTGAAAGATAAACCTTTCTTTCCAACTCTGATTGATTACATAACTTCTGGCCCTGTTGTTTGCATG GCCTGGGAGGGTGATGGTGTTGTTGCATCAGCTCGCAAATTAATCGGATCTAATAATCCCCTTCAAGCTGAACCAGGAACCATAAGGGGTGATCTCGCAGTTCAAACAGGAAG GAATGTTGTTCATGGAAGTGATAGTCCTGATAATGGCAAGCGTGAAATTG CTCTGTGGTTCGAAGAAGGCGAGCTCTGCCAATGGGAATCAGTTCAAACACCTTGGCTTGTAGAGTGA
- the LOC112879035 gene encoding AT-rich interactive domain-containing protein 5-like, translating to MTDPRGGAADPICDGADPHDLPLAEDANGEEARQASDKEAVPVSEGTAARGGDTTPDAEPESDDGEGGVGSPDQAEPNAGEDRAAPVAAAEEREGIVGAAKVETNGEDAISHDADGEEEDDDDGDEEDDDDSTPDASPRAEVKVEGESSTGMAQSGASHRVEPEPDPFLDGDDSGTEEEQAAFMAELERFHREHSLEFKPPKFYGKGLNCLKLWRQVAHLGGHEQVTVCKLWRQVGETFRPPKTCTTVSWSFRIFYEKALLEYEKYKVRTGQLQIPPPGLPQPSGTDREVTVNQSSSARVRRDAAARAMQGWHAHRLLANGTYGDILKDKDSMPLSSRDKNLKGFGVLKRKKASSPEYALKSSRTKLNKSQEDSMVIDVGEPADWVKINVRQTKDCFEVYALVPGLLREEVHVQSDPAGRLVITGDPEQPDNPWGITPFKKVVNLPSRIDPHQTSAVVTLHGQLFVRAPFGHAEM from the exons atGACCGACCCGCGGGGCGGCGCTGCCGATCCCATCTGCGACGGGGCCGACCCGCACGACCTCCCACTCGCCGAGGACGCTAACGGCGAGGAAGCGCGGCAGGCGTCCGATAAAGAGGCGGTTCCCGTGTCTGAAGGGACGGCCGCACGGGGTGGGGACACGACCCCGGACGCCGAGCCGGAGAGCGACGACGGAGAGGGAGGAGTGGGCTCCCCGGATCAGGCGGAGCCCAATGCGGGCGAGGACCGCGCAGCGCCCGTGGCTGCGGCAGAGGAGCGGGAGGGGATCGTTGGCGCCGCCAAGGTGGAGACGAACGGCGAGGACGCCATCAGCCACGACGCcgacggggaggaggaggatgacgacgacggagacgaggaggacgacgacgattCCACCCCGGATGCGTCGCCGAGGGCCGAGGTGAAGGTGGAGGGCGAGAGCTCCACCGGGATGGCCCAGAGTGGCGCCAGCCACCGCGTGGAGCCGGAGCCTGACCCCTTCCTCGACGGCGATGACTCTGGgacggaggaggagcaggccgCGTTCATGGCGGAGCTGGAACGCTTCCATAGGGAGCACAGCCTCGAGTTCAAGCCGCCCAAGTTCTACGGCAAGGGCCTCAACTGCCTCAA GTTGTGGAGGCAAGTCGCACACCTCGGAGGCCACGAGCAG GTAACCGTTTGTAAACTATGGCGTCAAGTTGGAGAGACTTTCAGGCCGCCGAA GACCTGCACTACTGTTTCTTGGTCATTTCGAATTTTCTACGAGAAG GCACTTCTTGAATACGAAAAATACAAAGTTCGGACTGGTCAGCTTCAGATACCACCCCCTGGTTTACCACAGCCTAGTGGTACTGACCGCGAG GTGACTGTGAATCAATCATCTTCCGCCAGAGTTAGAAGGGATGCTGCAGCGCGTGCTATGCAGGGTTGGCATGCTCACCGCCTTCTTGCCAATGGTACTTATGGAGACATTTTGAAG GACAAAGATTCAATGCCACTTTCAAGTCGTGATAAAAACCTAAAAGGCTTTG GGGTGCTCAAGAGAAAGAAAGCATCTAGTCCGGAGTATGCTCTCAAGTCATCCCGCACGAAACTAAATAAGTCACA GGAAGATTCTATGGTCATTGACGTTGGAGAACCAGCCGACTGGGTGAAGATCAATGTACGGCAGACT AAAGATTGTTTTGAAGTCTATGCGCTAGTTCCTGGGCTTCTACGTGAGGAG GTGCATGTTCAGTCCGATCCTGCCGGTCGTCTGGTTATCACGGGGGATCCGGAGCAGCCTGATAATCCTTGGGGGATCACTCCATTCAAGAAG GTGGTTAACTTGCCATCGAGAATTGATCCTCACCAAACATCAGCTGTCGTCACGCTTCATGGTCAGCTATTTGTGCGTGCACCATTTGGGCATGCTGAAATGTAG
- the LOC112878890 gene encoding nucleoside diphosphate kinase 2, chloroplastic-like isoform X1, which yields MATMAVRVRTAPPLAGTERRPSAAVRPLAFLSFAVASTGARGRVGRGLSATTVGSGSAARARAVPRGIVASSEVEQSYVMIKPDGVQRGLEHYKDLKDKPFFPTLIDYITSGPVVCMAWEGDGVVASARKLIGSNNPLQAEPGTIRGDLAVQTGRNVVHGSDSPDNGKREIALWFEEGELCQWESVQTPWLVE from the exons ATGGCGACCATGGCCGTGCGCGTGAGgacggcgccgccgctcgccgggaCCGAGCGCCGGCCCTCCGCCGCGGTGCGGCCGTTGGCTTTCCTCTCCTTTGCCGTCGCCTCCACGGGGGCCCGCGGCCGGGTTGGGCGTGGGCTGAGCGCGACGACTGTGGGGAGTGGGAGCGCGGCCAGGGCTCGCGCCGTTCCGCGCGGCATCGTTGCCTCCTCG GAGGTTGAGCAAAGCTACGTTATGATAAAACCTGATGGTGTTCAGCGTGGCCTGG AACATTACAAGGATTTGAAAGATAAACCTTTCTTTCCAACTCTGATTGATTACATAACTTCTGGCCCTGTTGTTTGCATG GCCTGGGAGGGTGATGGTGTTGTTGCATCAGCTCGCAAATTAATCGGATCTAATAATCCCCTTCAAGCTGAACCAGGAACCATAAGGGGTGATCTCGCAGTTCAAACAGGAAG GAATGTTGTTCATGGAAGTGATAGTCCTGATAATGGCAAGCGTGAAATTG CTCTGTGGTTCGAAGAAGGCGAGCTCTGCCAATGGGAATCAGTTCAAACACCTTGGCTTGTAGAGTGA
- the LOC112885138 gene encoding ribose-phosphate pyrophosphokinase 4: MEVVPAAGNQKAKKHIHLFYCSECEELALKIAASSDAIELQSINWRSFDDGFPNLFINKAHDIRGQHVAFLASFCSPAVIFEQISVIFALPKLFIASFTLVLPFFPTGSFERVEEEGDVATAFTLARILSMIPKSRGGPTSVVIYDIHALQERFYFGDDVLPCFETGIPLLLQRLRQLPDADNITIAFPDDGAWKRFHKLLQHFPMIVCNKVREGDKRIVRIKEGNPEGRHVVIVDDLVQSGGTLRECQKVLASHGAAKVSAYVTHAVFPKQSYERFMTSNSAGPGDQFAYFWITDSCPHTVKAIGQRPPFEVLSLAGSIADALQI, from the exons ATGGAGgtcgtccccgccgccggcaatcAGAAAGCTAAGAAGCACATACACCTCTTCTACTGCTCCGAATGCGAGGAGCTCGCGCTCAAGATCGCCGCCAGCTCCGACGCCATCGAGCTCCAGTCCATCAACTGGCG GAGCTTCGATGACGGGTTCCCGAACCTGTTCATCAACAAGGCGCACGACATCCGGGGGCAGCACGTGGCGTTCCTGGCCTCCTTCTGCTCGCCAGCGGTAATCTTCGAGCAGATCTCCGTCATCTTCGCGCTGCCCAAGCTCTTCATCGCCTCCTTCACGCTCGTGCTGCCCTTCTTCCCCACGGGCTCCTTCGAGCGCGTCGAGGAGGAAGGGGACGTCGCCACCGCCTTCACCCTCGCGCGCATCCTCTCCATGATCCCCAAGTCGCGCGGCGGGCCGACCAGCGTCGTCATCTACGACATCCACGCGCTCCAGGAGAGGTTCTACTTCGGGGACGACGTCCTGCCATGCTTCGAGACAGGGATCCCGCTCCTGCTGCAGCGCCTCCGCCAGCTCCCGGACGCAGACAAT ATTACAATTGCCTTCCCAGATGATGGGGCGTGGAAGCGGTTCCACAAGCTGTTGCAACACTTTCCAATG ATAGTCTGTAACAAGGTTCGTGAAGGCGACAAGAGAATAGTTCGAATAAAGGAAGGAAATCCTGAAGGGCGCCATGTTGTTATTGTTGACGATTTAGTGCAATCTGGGGGAACTCTTAGAGAATGCCAG AAAGTTCTGGCTTCACATGGTGCTGCAAAAGTTAGTGCTTATGTGACTCATGCTGTTTTCCCTAAGCAGTCATATGAACGTTTCATGACATCTAATTCTG CTGGGCCAGGTGACCAGTTTGCTTATTTCTGGATCACGGACTCATGCCCTCACACAGTGAAAGCCATAGGGCAAAGGCCTCCATTTGAGGTGCTGAGCCTTGCTGGCTCGATTGCGGATGCTCTTCAGATATGA
- the LOC112884958 gene encoding trafficking protein particle complex subunit 11 → MEDYPEELRTPPLSLVSIVGCPELHPSISAALSSQQPPMNTLALPDFAKASILARSGKSRDPLAPPQAPAGILKKDWLLKHRTRVPAAVAALFRADQVSGDPAQWLQACSDLENLKSAIQGKNTKLVVVLVQAQASDELSEDVTVALRKRAEIDSKHLVILVERDETEWNRSLSKLKNVFAELCSAFYKEEGRRIKARIEKRNFSSVELSIRYCFKVAVYAEFRRDWPEALKFYEEGVRVLREMIGTSTRLPPTQRLVEIKAVAEQFHFKISTLLLHAGKVVEAIIWFRKHIRSYERVVGTPEVAFLHWEWFSRQFLVFGELIETTSTTVPDTLSPRFGTADNVLTEWEFQPAYYYQLAATYLREKRYAIECSSSMANLTTEVNGIPESVMPSVYVGQYVRLFEQGDTVSVLPLSDAEYTSYALSEAERFQDSYEIIALFRKAYESFQSLGATRMASACSRGMAIEYYAAGDFSNAKQLFDGVAGLYRQEGWTTLLWENLGYLRECSRKLNSPKDFISYSLEMSALPLFSGTGEENQENKIKSGPAGSPTISRRENIQQEVINVLERKQSPEGNDDGFNNAMEETTHLEIDQISPLRMVLIASVAFHDQSVKPGSPLLVSVSLLSHLPSPVVVDQLEVQFNQSACNFVIHSTQEDSPPLDSNLHGQGQTTSLTLFTNKWMRLTHEIKSGQSGKLECLSVKATINKHLVICCHAESPASMEDFPLWKFEDQVEIMPTKDNVLAFSGQKLIQVEEPDSQVDLVLSSAGPALVGEIFILPVTILSKGHAVHSGELKINLVDARGGGLLMSPREAEESESHHVELLGVSTVSDGKESKEEVDSIRQIQSSFGVVSVPTLSVGDSWSCKLEIKWHRAKSVMLYVSLGYSLGSSEEEALHRLNVHRSLQIEGQIPLLVTHQLLRPFRREPLLISEIRSLGGEDQRCSLAMNESNMFIVNARNCTEIPLRLHSMTIEPDDEGKQLCSVQQVSGISSGHVVIAPSEEYKGIFSVNPRAINSNFHLGEICLNWSRDSSLGDQESHVIMKQMLPEASVEEPPLVVSMECPPYAILGIPFTFYVKIHNSTSLLQEIKYSLVDSQNFVFSGAHNHAAFILPKSEHIVSHKLVPLGSGSQQLPRITVTSVRYSAALTPSTSAATVFVYPSEPKFNLETSCSTSDACVS, encoded by the exons ATGGAGGACTACCCGGAGGAGCTGCGGACGCCGCCGCTGTCGCTCGTGTCCATCGTGGGGTGCCCAGAGCTGCACCCCTCGATCTCGGCGGCGCTCAGCTCCCAGCAGCCGCCCATGAATACTCTGGCCCTGCCAGACTTTGCCAAGGCCTCCATCCTGGCCCGCAGCGGCAAGTCCCGCGACCCGCTCGCGCCGCCGCAGGCCCCAGCGGGAATCCTCAAGAAGGACTGGCTCCTCAAGCACCGCACCCGAGTcccggccgccgtcgccgcgttGTTCCGTGCCGACCAGGTCTCAGGTGACCCCGCCCAGTGGCTCCAGGCCTGCTCCGATCTCGAGAACCTCAA GTCTGCAATTCAGGGGAAAAACACTAAATTAGTGGTGGTCCTAGTACAGGCTCAAGCTAGTG ATGAGCTGAGTGAGGATGTAACTGTTGCCCTGAGGAAACGTGCGGAGATTGATTCTAAGCACCTGGTTATTTTGGTTGAGCGCGATGAAACAGAATGGAACAGATCTCTCAGCAA ATTGAAGAATGTGTTTGCGGAGTTATGTTCAGCATTCTATAAAGAGGAAGGGCGAAGGATAAAGGCTCGCATTGAGAAGAGGAACTTTTCTTCTGTTGAGCTGAGCATCCGCTACTGCTTCAAG GTTGCTGTTTATGCGGAGTTCAGAAGGGATTGGCCGGAAGCATTAAAGTTCTATGAGGAAGGTGTTCGCGTTTTGCGTGAG ATGATTGGGACTTCAACGAGGTTGCCTCCAACCCAACGCCTAGTTGAGATAAAAGCAGTTGCTGAGCAATTTCACTTTAAGATATCAACTTTGCTACTTCATGCCGGGAAAGTGGTAGAAGCAATCATATGGTTCCGTAAGCATATCAGAAGCTATGAACGGGTTGTCGGAACACCAGAAGTTGCATTTCTTCATTGGGAATGGTTTAGCAGGCAGTTCCTTGTCTTTGGTGAGCTGATAGAAACAACATCTACTACTGTTCCAGATACATTATCTCCTCGATTTGGTACTGCAGACAATGTATTGACTGAGTGGGAATTTCAGCCAGCTTACTACTATCAG TTAGCAGCAACTTACTTGAGAGAGAAGAGGTATGCCATTGAGTGCTCATCGTCAATGGCAAACCTTACAACAGAAGTTAATGGAATACCTGAGTCAGTAATGCCTTCTGTGTATGTTGGCCAATATGTGCGCTTGTTTGAGCAAGGAGATACAGTTAGTGTGCTACC CCTTTCTGATGCTGAATACACCAGCTATGCTTTGTCAGAAGCGGAAAGGTTCCAAGATTCTTATGAGATAATAGCATTGTTCAGAAAAGCTTATGAATCATTTCAGAGCCTTGGTGCTACAAGAATGGCTTCTGCCTGTAGTCGTGGAATGGCCATAGAATATTATGCAGCTGGGGACTTTAGCAATGCAAAACAACTTTTTGATGGTGTTGCTGGTCTATACCGCCAAGAGGGTTGGACCACTTTGCTTTGGGAAAACCTAGGGTACTTGAGAGAGTGCTCTAGGAAACTTAATTCTCCGAAGGATTTTATCAGTTATTCCCTAGAGATGTCTGCATTACCTTTGTTTTCTGGCACTGGAGAGGaaaatcaagaaaacaaaattAAGAGTGGGCCTGCAGGTTCTCCTACCATTTCCAGGAGGGAAAATATACAGCAGGAAGTTATTAATGTTTTGGAAAGAAAACAGTCACCAGAAGGAAACGATGATGGATTTAATAATGCGATGGAAGAAACTACTCACCTTGAAATTGATCAAATAAGTCCACTAAGAATGGTGCTTATTGCATCTGTCGCTTTTCATGATCAATCTGTAAAACCTGGTTCACCTCTGCTTGTGAGTGTGTCACTGTTATCTCATCTTCCTTCCCCAGTGGTGGTTGATCAGCTGGAGGTTCAGTTCAATCAATCTGCCTGTAACTTTGTGATACATAGTACACAAGAAGATTCTCCTCCTTTAGATTCAAATTTGCATGGCCAAGGTCAAACCACTTCTCTTACACTCTTCACCAATAAATGGATGCGGTTGACACATGAAATAAAATCAG GACAGAGTGGAAAGCTAGAATGTTTGTCTGTGAAGGCCACAATAAACAAACACCTAGTGATTTGCTGCCACGCTGAAAGTCCTGCTTCCATGGAAGACTTCCCATTATGGAAATTTGAGGACCAAGTGGAGATCATGCCCACAAAGGACAATGTTCTTGCGTTTTCTGGGCAGAAACTTATCCAAGTTGAAGAGCCAGATTCTCAAGTTGATCTTGTTTTAAGTTCTGCTGGTCCTGCATTAGTTGGAGAGATATTTATTCTACCAGTGACCATATTGTCAAAAGGGCATGCAGTTCATTCTGGTGAGCTGAAAATTAACCTTGTCGATGCCAGAGGTGGTGGTCTGTTGATGAGTCCGAGGGAAGCAGAAGAATCTGAAAGTCATCACGTCGAACTTCTTGGTGTCTCAACTGTGTCAGATGGCAAAGAGTCAAAGGAAGAGGTTGATAGCATAAGACAGATCCAGTCCTCATTTGGGGTTGTATCTGTTCCCACATTGAGTGTGGGTGATTCCTGGTCATGCAAACTAGAAATCAAATGGCATCGGGCAAAATCAGTCATGCTCTATGTTTCACTTGGTTACTCCCTAGGCTCAAGTGAGGAAGAAGCACTGCACCGGCTTAACGTGCATAGAAGCTTGCAAATTGAAGGGCAGATCCCCTTGTTAGTCACTCACCAGCTTTTGAGACCATTTAGGCGAGAACCTTTGTTGATATCTGAAATCAGATCCTTAGGTGGCGAAGATCAAAGATGTTCTCTTGCTATGAATGAGTCTAATATGTTTATTGTGAATGCTAGAAATTGCACTGAGATTCCCTTACGTTTGCACTCAATGACTATTGAACCTGATGATGAAGGTAAGCAGCTCTGTTCAGTGCAACAGGTCAGCGGAATTTCCAGCGGACATGTGGTTATTGCTCCTAGTGAAGAATACAAAGGAATATTTTCAGTCAATCCACGGGCTATCAATTCAAACTTCCATTTAGGTGAAATTTGCCTGAACTGGTCAAGAGATTCAAGCCTTGGTGATCAAGAGAGCCATGTTATTATGAAACAAATGTTACCTGAGGCCAGCGTTGAAGAGCCGCCGCTTGTTGTGAGCATGGAATGCCCTCCTTATGCTATCCTTGGAATCCCTTTCACCTTCTATGTTAAGATCCACAATTCAACTTCTTTGCTTCAAGAAATCAAGTACTCTCTTGTTGATTCCCAGAATTTCGTTTTTTCTGGTGCTCACAATCATGCTGCTTTCATTCTGCCGAAATCAGAGCACATTGTTAGTCATAAGCTCGTACCGCTTGGTTCCGGCTCTCAGCAGCTGCCTCGGATCACAGTAACTTCGGTGAGGTATTCTGCTGCATTGACCCCGTCAACCTCAGCAGCGACTGTCTTTGTATATCCCAGTGAGCCTAAATTCAATTTGGAAACTAGCTGTTCGACATCCGACGCGTGTGTGAGTTAA
- the LOC112899123 gene encoding short-chain dehydrogenase/reductase family 42E member 1, giving the protein MHLSANEGIEGVRFVVTGGQGFVGAALCLELLRRGAREVRSLDLRAASPWSQQLLDAGVRIIQGDIRKKDDVGRALRGVDCVFHLASYGMSGKEMVQAGRADEVNINGTCNVLDACHEHCVRRLVYVSTYNVVFGGKPIVNGNEASPYFPIEDHVDAYGRSKSVAEQLVLKSNGRPAKSDKSTRLYTCAIRPAAIYGPGEERHLPRILSLAKLGLAFFRIGGPDVKTDWVYIDNLVLALILASMGLLDDIPDRKGTPVAAGQAYFICDGSPCNTFEFIISPLFRSLGYAVPRVTLDTSVALAISRIFLFMSTLFYPWLDSKWIPEPLILPAEVYKVGVTHYFSFLKARNELGYVPMVSPQEGLAATISYWQEQKRRELDGPTIFTWLAVTIGMLATFSAACLPPVGPLKWVLDIHLFFFRSLLVIQLVFAAAVAAHVGEAVYAWFLAKKVDPRNAAGWFWQTFALGFFSLRYLLKRARG; this is encoded by the exons ATGCATCTGAGCGCGAACGAGGGGATCGAGGGCGTGCGGTTTGTGGTGACCGGCGGGCAGGGCTTCGTCGGCGCCGCCCTCTGCCTCGAGCTgctccgccgcggcgcccggGAGGTCCGTTCCCTCGACCtccgcgccgcctccccctGGTCCCAGCAGCTCCTCGACGCCGGCGTCCGCATCATCCAAG GGGACATTAGAAAGAAGGACGATGTGGGGAGGGCTTTACGCGGAGTGGACTGTGTTTTCCACCTTGCTTCTTATGGCATGTCCGGAAAGGAAATGGTGCAGGCTGGTAGAGCAGATGAGGTTAATATAAACGGGACCTGCAATGTACTTGACGCTTGCCATGAACATTGTGTCAGAAGGCTTGTGTATGTAAGCACGTACAATGTGGTGTTTGGAGGAAAGCCGATTGTCAATGGAAATGAGGCGTCGCCTTATTTTCCAATTGAAGACCATGTTGATGCTTATGGGCGCAGCAAATCAGTTGCTGAACAGTTGGTGCTGAAGAGTAATGGGCGGCCAGCTAA GAGTGATAAAAGTACTCGTCTTTATACATGTGCAATTCGCCCTGCTGCTATATATGGGCCAGGTGAAGAGCGTCATCTTCCGAGAATCCTGTCCCTTGCAAAGTTGGGATTAGCATTCTTCAGGATTGGGGGCCCAGATGTCAAGACAGATTGGGTTTATATAGATAATCTAGTTCTTGCTCTGATATTGGCAAGCATGGGACTTTTAGATGACATTCCTGACAGGAAGGGAACCCCTGTAGCAGCTGGTCAGGCATATTTCATCTGTGATG GATCACCATGCAACACTTTTGAATTTATCATCAGCCCCCTATTTCGAAGTTTGGGTTATGCAGTTCCTCGAGTGACGCTGGATACGTCTGTCGCCCTTGCCATTTCAAGAATATTTTTATTCATGTCTACGCTGTTCTATCCATGGCTTGATAGCAAATGGATACCTGAGCCTCTAATTCTTCCTGCTGAAGTATATAAG GTTGGTGTTACACACTACTTTTCGTTCTTGAAAGCTAGAAATGAACTCGGCTATGTACCTATGGTGAGCCCTCAGGAAGGCCTGGCTGCAACTATCTCGTATTGGCAGGAGCAGAAGAGAAGGGAACTAGATGGCCCGACTATATTCACTTGGTTAGCTGTTACAATTGGGATGCTGGCTACATTCTCTGCTGCTTGCCTTCCACCCGTCGGCCCGTTGAAATGGGTGCTTGACATCCATTTATTTTTTTTTCGCTCACTGTTGGTGATTCAGCTAGTCTTTGCAGCAGCAGTTGCAGCGCATGTTGGCGAAGCCGTTTATGCCTGGTTCTTGGCGAAAAAGGTCGATCCAAGGAATGCTGCAGGGTGGTTTTGGCAAACCTTTGCTCTAGGGTTCTTTTCTCTGCGGTATCTGCTCAAGAGAGCAAGAGGGTAA
- the LOC112878816 gene encoding outer envelope membrane protein 7, whose amino-acid sequence MAKGGGAREGGALKTAVIVAGGLALAWVTMETAFRPFLDRLRGAVSRNTDPARDPDQEEAPAAAEAEEEKTPAPPAPAVVEEKVEEKVAELEEKAEEATAAADKAE is encoded by the coding sequence ATGGCGAAGGGAGGAGGAGCGCGCGAGGGCGGCGCCCTGAAGACGGCGGTGATCGTCGCCGGGGGGCTCGCGCTCGCGTGGGTCACCATGGAGACCGCGTTCAGGCCCTTCCTCGACCGCCTCCGCGGCGCCGTCTCCCGCAACACCGACCCCGCCCGCGACCCCGACCAGGAGGAGGCCCCCGCCGCGGCCGAGGCAGAGGAGGAGAAgacgcccgcgccgccggccccagcCGTAGTGGAGGAGAAGGTCGAGGAGAAGGTGGCCGAGCTGGAGGAGAAGGCGGAGgaggccaccgccgccgccgacaaGGCCGAGTGA
- the LOC112892554 gene encoding uncharacterized protein LOC112892554 yields MATILENIQKTRFLPTRPLKDELPTFQGGLGGGGGGGKESHLMGLRKRLSSFSGKIQPISSASAEWAFRRSKSAPSLGAAFAASGGSLRQWWEWGVGWLLSKKPGFAGDLEMNEEEVAALGRQSRGSLGHILYKMRASVRRLVMSAHSLPTTQKQSLPSAAAPHSVQCKPAAAFAYAQRQSFHHNGHAMAH; encoded by the coding sequence ATGGCCACCATCCTGGAGAACATCCAGAAGACGAGGTTCCTGCCGACCAGGCCGCTCAAGGACGAGCTGCCCACCTTCCAgggcggcctcggcggcggcggcggcgggggcaagGAGAGCCACCTCATGGGCCTGAGGAAGCGGCTCTCCTCCTTCTCCGGCAAGATCCAGCCCATCTCCTCCGCGTCGGCCGAGTGGGCGTTCCGGCGCTCCAAGTCGGCGCCGTCGCTCGGCGCCGCATTCGCGGCCAGCGGCGGCTCCCTGAGGCAGTGGTGGGAGTGGGGCGTCGGCTGGCTGCTGTCCAAGAAGCCCGGCTTCGCGGGGGACCTCGAGATGAACGAGGAGGAGGTCGCCGCGCTCGGCCGCCAGAGCCGGGGCAGCTTGGGCCACATCCTCTACAAGATGCGCGCCAGCGTCCGGCGCCTCGTCATGTCTGCGCACTCGCTCCCTACCACGCAGAAGCAGTCGCtgccgtcggcggcggcgccgcacAGCGTCCAGTgcaagccggcggcggcgttcgcCTACGCGCAGAGGCAGAGCTTCCACCACAACGGCCACGCCATGGCGCACTAG